Part of the Aquamicrobium lusatiense genome is shown below.
AAAGTCTTCATCGGAAGTTTTTTGCCGGACCGGGCAGGCGGCGGCATTCCTGACGCATTTTGATGCCGTCCGGAACTCCCTGCCGACGAGAAACACGGGTATAACCACAGGAAGATGCGGCGGCGGAAACCGATCCGCCGCCGGCTGGTATCAGATCGCTTCCAGATAGGTCTCGAATTCGAAATTGTTGACCCTCAGGGCAAAGGTCTCCAGTTCCTGCTTTTTGCACGCGACGAGGGAGCCGCGCAGCGCGTCCGGAAAGATCTCCGCGACGAGGTTTCCGTTTTCGAAGCTGGCAATCGCCGAGGCCCAGTCGGGCGGCAACTTGGTCATGTCGCGTTCGTAAACATCGGTTGTCGCCGGTTCCCCGGGGTTCAGCTGCTTCTCGATGCCGATGAGCGCCGCCCCCAATATGGCAGCCAGCACAAGATATGGATTTGCATCGGCCCCGGCCACGCGATGCTCGATGCGGCGTGCTGCGTTTGGACCGCCGGGGATGCGGATCGCGACCATACGGTTCTCATAGCCCCAGGCAACGGCGGTTGGCGCATGCGAGTTCGGACGCAAGCGGCGGAACGAGTTGAAGTGCGGGGCAAACACCAGTGTGCTTTCCGCCATGGCGGCGAGCTGTCCACCCACCGCATGGCGCAATATGTCGGAGCCGCGCGGCGTGCCGTCATCGAAGACGTTGTTGCCGTCTTCATCGAGCAGGCTGAAATGGACATGAAACCCGCTGCCGGAACGCTTGCCATAGGGCTTCGCCATGAAGGAGGCGATGAAGCCGTGGTTGCGCGCGATGCCCTTGACGGTTCGCTTGAAGAGTATCGCGTCGTCGGCGGCGCGCAGTGCGTCGGGAACATGGTTGAGATTGATCTCGAACTGGCCGACGCCGTTCTCGGCAATGGCCGAGTCGACGGGAATGTCCTGTAGGCGGCAGGCCTCGTAGACTTCGTGCAGGAAACCTTCGAAGTCGTCGATCTCATCGATGGAAAGGGCCGCGTCGGAATCGAGCCGGCGGCCGGTGATCGGCGAGACCGGGCCGCGCGGGCGGGCAGGCTTCGGGTCGACCAGATAGAATTCCAGCTCGGTGGCGACGACCGGCGTCAGCTTCAGCGCCTTGTAGCGGTCGAGAATGCGGGCCAGCGCCCGGCGCGGATCGCCAAGGAAGGGCGCGCCGCTTTCATCGGACAGCCAGAGCGGAATGAGTGCGGTGGGATGGGCGGTCCAGTCCATCGGCAGGATGCCGCGACCGGTCCACTGGCAGATGCCATCGGCGTCGCCGGTCGAGAAGACCAGCTTGTTGCCGACGATGTCCTCGCCCCAGACGTCGACCCCGCACACCGAGTAGGGCATGCGCAACTTGCCTTCCAGTGCCTTGGCAGCCTGATCGACGGGTATGCGCTTGCCGCGCATGATGCCGTTCAGGTCGCACACAGCGGCCCTCAGGCTGTGGATGTCAGGCCGGCTCTTCAGCCAGTCCAGCACCTCCCTGATCGCTTCACTCAATTGATACCTCCGGGTTGGTTGAACATAGGGGTGGCGACGCGCGCGGCTTTTCGGAAGCCACGCGCGTTCGGGCCGGGCATTGCACCGGCAGAATGGATTGCAATGAAAGAATGAGCGGGGTGGTGCTGCGTGCGCGCACCGTTTGTGGCTGGCGGTCGGCCCGACCGATGTGTCCTGTTCCCAGGAATTTTGATTCGTCCCCGTTGAAGCTGCAGGAGACCTGCCGGGACGAGAATGATGAAATGCGGCCCGTGGCTTCCCCCGGCCCTGTATTCCGGGCCATTCAGGAACACACTACCCGGCGGCAACAGCCTTGCCAAGCCGGGTCAGGAAAGCTCGACCTGTCAGCTCTTCTTGCGGGCGCGGCCGGCGAACGGGTTGTCGGAGGTGCGCAGCGCCACGCGGATCGGCACCCCGGGCATGTCGAAGGCCTCGCGCAGATTGTTGATCAGATAGCGCACATAGGACTGCGGCATGGCTTCCGGCCGCGAGCAGGAAACGACGAAGCCCGGCGGGCGGGTCTTGGCCTGCGTGACATATTTGACCTTCAGCCGGCGTCCGGCCACGGCGGGCGGCGGATGATGGGCGAGGATGCCTTCCAGCCAGCGGTTCAGCCTGCCGGTGGAGACGCGGCTGTTCCACACCTTGTGGGTGCGCTCCACCGCTTCCATCAGCTTGTCGAGGCCGCGCCCGGTTTCTGCCGAAACCGGAACCGCCTGAATGCCGCGCACCTGCGGCAGCAGTCGCTCGGTCTTCTCGCGCAGTTCCGCCAGCAGCTGCTGGGGATTGTCGATCAGGTCCCACTTGTTGAAGGCGATGACCGGCGCGCGTCCCTCGCGGATGATGAGGTCGGCGATCTGCAAATCCTGCTTTTCGAAGGGAATGGTGGCGTCTAGCACGATGATGACGATCTCGGCGAAGCGGATGGCGCGCAGGCCATCGGCCACGGAAAGCTTTTCAAGCTTCTCCTGCACCTTTGCCTTGCGGCGCATGCCGGCCGTGTCGAACAGCTTCATCTGCCGTCCGCGCCACTCCCAGTCGACGGAGATGGAATCGCGGGTGATGCCCGCTTCCGGCCCGGTCAGCAGACGTTCCTCGCCGATCAGCGCGTTGATGAGCGTCGACTTGCCTGCATTGGGGCGACCGACCACGGCGATGCGCAGCGGCTTGCTTTCATCATAGGCCGGCGCATCGGCTTCGGGGTCGGCGATGTCCTCGCCGATCAGCACTTCGCTGGCGGCAGGTATCCCGTCGTCCTCGTCTTCGTCCTTGCCGAAGGCGCGTTCCTTGCCCAGCGCCTCGACCACGGCATCGCGCAGGTCCGGCATGCCGACGCCGTGCTCGGCCGAGACCGGCACGGGTTCGCCGAGGCCGAGTTCCCACGCCTCCAGCAATCCGCCCTGAGCGCCGCGCGCTTCGGCCTTGTTAGCAACCAGCACCACCGGCTTGCCGGAGCGGCGCACCACATCGGCGAAAGTGCGGTCGTCGGGCATCAGCCCTGCCTTGGCATCGACCACGAAAAAGATGACATCGGCCTCGTCGATGGCGATCTCGGTCTGGGCGCGCATGCGGCCGGGCAGGGTGGCTGCCGGCGCATCCTCGAAACCGGCCGTGTCGATCACCTCGAAGGCAAGGTCGTAGAGCTTGGCGGCATGGGTGCGGCGATCGCGGGTTACGCCCGGCGTGTCGTCGACAAGCGCCAGCCTGCGCCCGGCCAGACGGTTGAAGAGCGTGGACTTGCCGACGTTAGGCCGGCCGATGATTGCGGCTTTGAAGCTCATGTCTCACGACGCATCGCCCGAACCGCGGATCAGTTCGGACATCAGGGTAGCGCGCTGGCGGATGTTCTGCGGCGCCTGCTCATCGTCGACGATCTGGTCGAACAGCTTGAGCGCGTCGGCGGACTTGCCTTCCTTCCAGGCTGCAAGACCAAGCGCCTCGCGGGCGGAATGGCGCAGCGCATTGCCATCCACGGCGAGCGCCTCGACACGGGCGGACACGTCGGCATAGGAGCCGGTGTCGACCAGAAG
Proteins encoded:
- the der gene encoding ribosome biogenesis GTPase Der, which translates into the protein MSFKAAIIGRPNVGKSTLFNRLAGRRLALVDDTPGVTRDRRTHAAKLYDLAFEVIDTAGFEDAPAATLPGRMRAQTEIAIDEADVIFFVVDAKAGLMPDDRTFADVVRRSGKPVVLVANKAEARGAQGGLLEAWELGLGEPVPVSAEHGVGMPDLRDAVVEALGKERAFGKDEDEDDGIPAASEVLIGEDIADPEADAPAYDESKPLRIAVVGRPNAGKSTLINALIGEERLLTGPEAGITRDSISVDWEWRGRQMKLFDTAGMRRKAKVQEKLEKLSVADGLRAIRFAEIVIIVLDATIPFEKQDLQIADLIIREGRAPVIAFNKWDLIDNPQQLLAELREKTERLLPQVRGIQAVPVSAETGRGLDKLMEAVERTHKVWNSRVSTGRLNRWLEGILAHHPPPAVAGRRLKVKYVTQAKTRPPGFVVSCSRPEAMPQSYVRYLINNLREAFDMPGVPIRVALRTSDNPFAGRARKKS
- a CDS encoding glutamine synthetase family protein, translated to MSEAIREVLDWLKSRPDIHSLRAAVCDLNGIMRGKRIPVDQAAKALEGKLRMPYSVCGVDVWGEDIVGNKLVFSTGDADGICQWTGRGILPMDWTAHPTALIPLWLSDESGAPFLGDPRRALARILDRYKALKLTPVVATELEFYLVDPKPARPRGPVSPITGRRLDSDAALSIDEIDDFEGFLHEVYEACRLQDIPVDSAIAENGVGQFEINLNHVPDALRAADDAILFKRTVKGIARNHGFIASFMAKPYGKRSGSGFHVHFSLLDEDGNNVFDDGTPRGSDILRHAVGGQLAAMAESTLVFAPHFNSFRRLRPNSHAPTAVAWGYENRMVAIRIPGGPNAARRIEHRVAGADANPYLVLAAILGAALIGIEKQLNPGEPATTDVYERDMTKLPPDWASAIASFENGNLVAEIFPDALRGSLVACKKQELETFALRVNNFEFETYLEAI